In a genomic window of Ignavibacteria bacterium:
- a CDS encoding T9SS type A sorting domain-containing protein, producing MSESPNTERFSIHPNPHSSVEVHFSGRDHGGSVSVYDIHGSRVFGPVALQDGHSTFEIATLETGIYHVVLTTSVGMHHQQLVVLR from the coding sequence GTGTCAGAATCGCCCAATACAGAGCGATTCTCCATCCATCCGAACCCGCATTCCTCAGTAGAAGTTCACTTCTCAGGTCGCGATCATGGCGGAAGTGTCTCCGTCTACGACATACACGGCAGCCGAGTGTTCGGACCTGTCGCACTTCAAGACGGACACTCGACCTTCGAGATCGCCACTTTGGAGACAGGCATCTATCACGTAGTACTGACCACAAGTGTCGGCATGCATCATCAACAACTCGTGGTCTTACGGTAG
- a CDS encoding T9SS type A sorting domain-containing protein, with product MKPTTCFPAFFRRAATALVVLLMTSGSPAFAQWVQTNGPYGGAINCFAVSGTDLFVGTNTGVFLSTNNGTSWSEVNPGLTLTNKSVRALAVSGTNLFAGTYGGVFHTEKDSTSWSEVNSGLTNRSVTSLAVLGTNLFVGTSDPAQVNGGVFVSTNNGTSWSEVSSGLPNDDVRSLAVSGTNLFAGTGGKGVFLSTNNGTSWSGVSSGLTGSAVSGTYVYSLAVSGTNLFAGTSNGVFLSTNNGTSWSEVSSGLMNKIINSVVVSGTNLFAGSLNDGVFLSTDNGATWSQVNSNLTNTDVLSLAVSGPNLFAGTRRGVFVSSDDGRSWKEVSYGLTIRDIYSLAISGTKLFAGTDGGVFLSTDNGMSWTTVSSGMTSSSVRSLAVSGTNLFAGASSYGVFLSTNYGISWSKTGLYIADVYSLAVSGMELFAGTSQGVSLSTNSGNSWSVVRSGLKDLVVRSLAVVGTDLFAGTRSGVFVSDNSGTSWSEVSSRSINKDVLSLAVSSTNVFAGTPSGVSIFANLGGTWTEVNSGLTDMTVTSLAVSGANVFAGTRGSGVFHSANDGTSWREVNSGLTAMDVNSLVVSGTNLFAGTRMGGVWRRSLSELTTTVENNSSHPSSIVLEQNYPNPFNPSTTIRFTLPHSGPVSVEVFSALGEHVATLISEDLSAGTHQTEWDAHSLLGGVYFYRLQSGASVETRSSILIK from the coding sequence ATGAAGCCAACCACCTGCTTTCCTGCGTTTTTCCGTCGTGCAGCAACCGCGCTCGTTGTTCTTCTCATGACGAGCGGCAGTCCGGCATTTGCCCAATGGGTGCAAACAAACGGACCGTATGGCGGTGCCATCAATTGTTTTGCCGTCTCGGGGACGGATCTCTTTGTGGGGACTAACACCGGCGTGTTTCTTTCCACGAATAATGGCACAAGCTGGAGTGAGGTCAATCCCGGCTTGACCTTAACAAATAAGTCTGTCAGGGCACTCGCTGTCTCGGGGACGAATCTCTTTGCTGGGACGTATGGGGGTGTCTTTCACACCGAAAAAGACAGCACCAGCTGGAGTGAGGTCAACTCCGGCTTGACAAATAGGAGTGTCACATCACTTGCCGTCTTGGGCACGAATCTCTTTGTGGGGACTTCGGACCCCGCTCAAGTGAATGGCGGAGTCTTTGTCTCCACAAATAACGGCACCAGCTGGAGTGAGGTTAGTTCTGGTTTGCCAAATGATGATGTCAGGTCACTCGCCGTATCGGGCACGAATCTCTTTGCGGGGACTGGTGGCAAGGGCGTCTTTCTCTCCACCAATAATGGCACAAGCTGGAGCGGGGTGAGTTCTGGCTTGACAGGATCTGCCGTGTCAGGAACGTATGTGTACTCACTCGCCGTCTCGGGGACGAATCTCTTTGCGGGGACTAGCAACGGCGTTTTTCTTTCCACCAATAACGGCACCAGCTGGAGTGAGGTTAGTTCCGGCTTGATGAACAAGATTATCAATTCAGTCGTCGTCTCGGGGACGAATCTCTTTGCGGGGTCCTTGAACGATGGCGTCTTTCTCTCCACCGATAATGGTGCTACCTGGAGTCAGGTAAATTCTAATTTGACAAATACGGATGTCCTGTCACTCGCCGTATCTGGGCCGAATCTTTTTGCAGGAACTCGCAGAGGCGTTTTTGTTTCCTCTGATGACGGCAGAAGCTGGAAGGAGGTCAGTTACGGTTTGACAATCAGGGATATCTATTCACTTGCCATTTCGGGGACAAAGCTCTTTGCCGGGACTGATGGCGGTGTCTTTCTCTCTACTGATAACGGCATGAGCTGGACTACGGTCAGCTCCGGTATGACAAGTAGTAGTGTCAGGTCACTCGCTGTCTCGGGCACGAATCTCTTTGCGGGAGCTTCTTCGTACGGAGTCTTTCTTTCTACGAATTACGGTATCAGCTGGAGTAAAACCGGCCTTTACATTGCCGATGTCTATTCACTCGCCGTCTCAGGCATGGAACTATTTGCGGGGACTTCTCAGGGTGTGTCTCTTTCCACCAATAGTGGCAATAGCTGGAGTGTGGTTCGATCTGGCTTGAAAGACCTAGTCGTCAGATCTTTGGCAGTCGTGGGGACGGATCTCTTTGCAGGGACTAGAAGCGGAGTCTTTGTATCCGACAATAGCGGCACAAGCTGGAGTGAGGTCAGCTCTAGATCGATCAACAAGGATGTCTTGTCACTCGCCGTCTCGAGCACGAATGTCTTTGCTGGGACACCTAGCGGCGTCTCTATTTTCGCCAATCTCGGAGGAACTTGGACTGAGGTCAATTCCGGTTTGACAGATATGACCGTCACGTCCCTTGCGGTCTCGGGTGCAAATGTCTTTGCAGGGACACGTGGCAGCGGCGTATTCCACTCCGCTAATGACGGCACAAGCTGGCGTGAAGTCAACTCCGGCTTGACAGCAATGGATGTCAATTCACTCGTCGTTTCGGGGACAAATCTTTTTGCAGGAACTCGGATGGGTGGCGTCTGGAGAAGATCATTGTCGGAACTGACTACTACTGTAGAGAACAACAGCAGTCATCCTTCAAGCATCGTTCTCGAGCAGAACTATCCGAATCCCTTCAACCCAAGCACAACCATACGATTCACTCTTCCGCATTCAGGACCCGTATCTGTGGAAGTTTTCAGTGCCCTCGGCGAGCACGTAGCAACGCTGATCTCGGAGGACCTTTCCGCCGGTACACATCAGACCGAATGGGATGCACACAGCCTTCTCGGAGGAGTGTATTTCTATCGCTTGCAGTCGGGCGCTTCCGTTGAAACTCGATCATCGATTCTGATCAAGTGA
- a CDS encoding T9SS type A sorting domain-containing protein, translating into MKRSTCLRTLSIKAVVWLAVLLMATGNPISAQWVPTNGPYGGKISCFAVSGTNLFVGTEVGGVFLSTNNGTSWTAVNTGLTNTSVTSLAVSGTNLFVGTYGGVFLSTNNGTSWTAVNTGLPGNDWPNTEVTSFAVSGTNLFAGTARGVFLSTNNGTSWTAVKTGLTNTWVCSLAVSGTNLFAGTLWGGVFLSTNNGTSWTAGNTGAPNTVWPNTQVNSLAVSGTNLFAGTYGSVFLSTNNGTSWTEVNTGLTITKLMTLAVSGTNLFAGTDDGVFLSTNNGTSWTSASTGLTNTEVRALAVSGTNLFAGTDDGVFLSTNNGTSWSAVNTGLTNTRVMTLAVSGTNLFVGTYDDGVFLSTNNGTSWSAVNTGLTNTRVTTLAVSGTNLFVGTYDDGVFLSTNNGTSWAAASTGLPNNYVYALAVSGTNLFAGTEIGGVFLSTNNGTDWTAVNTGLTNADVNALAVSGTNLFAGTDRGVFLSTNNGTNWTAVNSGFTSGVDVRSLAVSGTNLFAGTWVVGVFLSTNNGTSWTAVNTGLPDNPVYALAVSGTNLFVGTSGGGVFLSTNYGTSWTAVNTGLPNTRLTNTSVTSFAVSGTNLFAGTRMGGVWRRSLSELTTTVESNSNLPLSIVLEQNYPNPFNPSTTIRFTLPHSGPVSVEVFSAFGEHVATLISEDLSAGTHQTEWDAHSLPGGVYFYRLQSGASVETRSSILIK; encoded by the coding sequence ATGAAACGAAGCACTTGCTTACGGACACTCTCTATCAAGGCCGTAGTATGGTTAGCCGTATTGCTCATGGCGACCGGCAATCCGATATCAGCCCAATGGGTGCCAACCAACGGACCCTACGGCGGAAAGATTAGTTGCTTCGCCGTCTCCGGCACGAATCTCTTCGTCGGGACTGAGGTCGGCGGTGTCTTTCTTTCCACCAACAACGGCACAAGCTGGACCGCAGTCAATACCGGATTGACGAACACTTCTGTCACTTCTCTTGCAGTCTCCGGCACGAATCTCTTTGTCGGGACTTATGGCGGCGTCTTTCTCTCCACCAACAACGGCACAAGTTGGACTGCGGTCAATACCGGCTTGCCAGGCAACGACTGGCCGAATACTGAGGTCACTTCATTTGCCGTCTCCGGCACGAATCTCTTTGCCGGGACTGCTAGAGGTGTCTTTCTCTCCACCAACAACGGCACAAGTTGGACTGCGGTCAAAACCGGATTGACGAACACTTGGGTCTGTTCTCTTGCCGTCTCCGGCACGAATCTCTTTGCCGGGACTCTTTGGGGCGGTGTCTTTCTTTCCACCAACAACGGCACAAGTTGGACTGCGGGCAATACCGGCGCGCCGAACACCGTCTGGCCTAACACTCAGGTCAATTCTCTTGCCGTCTCTGGCACGAATCTCTTTGCCGGGACTTATGGCAGCGTCTTTCTCTCCACCAACAACGGCACAAGTTGGACTGAGGTCAATACCGGCTTGACGATCACTAAGCTTATGACTCTTGCCGTCTCCGGCACGAATCTCTTTGCCGGGACTGATGACGGTGTCTTTCTTTCAACCAACAACGGCACAAGCTGGACTTCGGCGAGTACCGGATTGACGAACACTGAGGTCCGGGCTCTTGCCGTCTCCGGCACGAATCTCTTTGCCGGGACTGATGACGGTGTCTTTCTTTCCACCAACAACGGCACAAGCTGGTCTGCGGTTAATACCGGCTTGACGAACACTCGGGTTATGACTCTTGCCGTCTCCGGCACGAATCTCTTTGTCGGGACTTATGACGACGGTGTCTTTCTCTCCACCAACAACGGCACAAGCTGGTCTGCGGTTAATACCGGCTTGACGAACACTCGGGTTACGACTCTTGCCGTCTCCGGTACGAATCTCTTTGTCGGGACTTATGACGACGGTGTCTTTCTTTCCACCAATAACGGCACAAGTTGGGCTGCGGCGAGTACCGGCTTGCCGAACAATTATGTCTATGCTCTTGCCGTCTCCGGCACGAATCTATTCGCCGGGACTGAGATCGGCGGTGTCTTTCTTTCCACCAACAACGGCACAGACTGGACTGCGGTCAATACCGGCTTGACGAACGCCGATGTCAATGCTCTAGCCGTCTCCGGCACGAATCTCTTTGCCGGGACTGATCGCGGTGTCTTTCTTTCCACCAACAACGGCACAAACTGGACTGCAGTTAACTCTGGCTTTACGTCGGGCGTTGATGTCCGTTCTCTTGCCGTCTCCGGCACGAATCTCTTTGCCGGGACTTGGGTGGTCGGTGTCTTTCTTTCCACCAACAACGGCACAAGCTGGACTGCGGTTAATACCGGCTTGCCGGACAATCCTGTCTATGCTCTTGCCGTCTCCGGCACGAATCTCTTTGTCGGGACCTCGGGCGGCGGTGTCTTTCTTTCCACCAACTATGGCACAAGCTGGACTGCGGTCAATACCGGCTTGCCGAACACCAGATTGACGAACACTTCTGTCACTTCTTTTGCTGTCTCGGGCACGAATCTATTTGCTGGGACTCGGATGGGCGGAGTCTGGAGGAGATCATTGTCGGAATTGACTACGACGGTAGAGAGCAACAGCAATCTTCCTTTAAGCATCGTTCTCGAGCAGAACTATCCGAATCCCTTCAACCCAAGCACAACCATACGTTTCACTCTTCCGCATTCAGGGCCGGTATCTGTGGAAGTTTTCAGTGCCTTCGGTGAGCACGTAGCAACACTGATCTCTGAGGACCTTTCCGCCGGTACACATCAGACCGAATGGGATGCACACAGCCTTCCCGGAGGAGTGTATTTCTATCGCTTGCAGTCGGGCGCTTCCGTTGAAACTCGATCGTCGATTCTGATCAAGTGA